The following coding sequences lie in one Spirosoma sp. KUDC1026 genomic window:
- a CDS encoding helix-turn-helix domain-containing protein, which translates to MNAQNDPESISIIRYDSQVASVKNRISLQQNLFSFLLEGEKTVQYAGTTVRIRPDQFLLLSAGNCLMSEKIAAQSGNYRSILLFFDPNVLTDFFTRHSGTLERKADGFRKEPFLLFDKDSFLNHFIESLSYMLAGGQPVSANMRLVKLDELLLYLGEHYPGQLQKLRYMSQEADDDRLIRQAVTANIGKSVTVEELAFLCHTSLSTFKRRFARVYGTSPNKWLLEKRMQKAAQLLKQGDHKASDIYYEIGYENLSSFIQSFKQVYGVTPKQYQLSN; encoded by the coding sequence ATGAACGCTCAGAACGACCCAGAATCCATTTCAATCATTCGCTATGATTCTCAGGTTGCCAGCGTCAAGAATCGGATCAGCCTGCAGCAGAATCTGTTCAGTTTTCTTTTGGAAGGCGAAAAGACCGTTCAGTACGCCGGTACGACCGTACGGATCAGGCCCGACCAGTTTCTCCTGCTCTCGGCTGGCAATTGCCTGATGAGCGAAAAAATAGCAGCGCAGTCCGGTAATTACCGGAGCATTCTGCTCTTCTTCGACCCAAACGTACTAACCGATTTTTTCACCAGACATTCAGGAACGCTAGAACGTAAAGCCGACGGATTTCGTAAGGAACCGTTTCTGCTCTTTGACAAAGACTCCTTCCTGAATCATTTCATCGAATCGCTCAGCTACATGCTGGCCGGTGGTCAGCCAGTATCAGCCAATATGCGACTGGTTAAACTCGACGAGCTGTTGCTGTACCTGGGCGAACACTATCCCGGACAGTTACAAAAGCTTCGGTATATGAGTCAGGAAGCCGATGACGACAGGCTGATCCGGCAGGCGGTAACGGCCAACATTGGCAAGTCGGTTACGGTGGAGGAACTGGCTTTTTTGTGTCACACCAGCCTGTCTACCTTTAAGCGTCGGTTTGCCCGGGTCTATGGTACCTCGCCCAACAAATGGTTGCTGGAAAAAAGAATGCAGAAAGCAGCTCAGTTGCTGAAACAAGGCGACCATAAAGCCAGTGACATTTATTACGAGATTGGTTACGAAAACCTATCCAGTTTTATTCAATCATTCAAGCAGGTATACGGCGTTACACCCAAACAGTATCAGTTATCGAACTGA
- a CDS encoding type II toxin-antitoxin system VapB family antitoxin yields MQTTIDINDDLLQKAMDISQLTDKKQVIELALKSYVSSGLNYQRLLDLRGKVEFWDDEESQTTQR; encoded by the coding sequence ATGCAGACAACGATCGACATAAACGATGACCTGCTCCAGAAGGCCATGGACATAAGCCAGTTGACGGATAAAAAGCAGGTCATTGAACTGGCTTTGAAAAGCTACGTATCATCTGGCCTCAATTATCAACGACTATTGGACTTACGGGGTAAAGTTGAGTTCTGGGATGATGAGGAGTCGCAAACAACTCAGCGTTAG
- a CDS encoding IS3 family transposase (programmed frameshift): protein MAKTTRRVHDAQFKTKVVLETLKGHRTLAQLSSEFGIHPTQITQWKQQALEGLPTLFNGPANPSIPDHEREQIEAPLFQQIGQLKVENDYLKKKLRTSLVGDRRQLIDPTHDRLSISQQCDLLDIARASYYYQPLGESIANLALMARIDKLFTDRPELGVRRMQQELTTAEFPVNLKRVRRLMRLMSLEAIYPKPNLSKPAEGHQIYPYLLKDVAIEGANHVWSTDITYIPMANGFLYLCAVIDWYTRFVLSWRLSNTLLVDFCLDALQDALKQWGKPQIFNTDQGSQFTSPRFLAPLQAAGIQISMDGKGRAIDNIFIERLWRTVKYEHIYLHAYPDGLALERGLAKYFHFYNYGRKHQSLDYQTPAQWYIEGGKGKKNTISQTAGIILN, encoded by the exons ATGGCCAAAACAACTCGGCGTGTTCACGACGCCCAATTCAAGACCAAAGTGGTCTTGGAAACATTAAAGGGGCACAGAACACTGGCTCAACTCAGCAGCGAATTTGGCATTCATCCCACCCAAATTACCCAGTGGAAACAACAAGCCTTAGAGGGATTACCCACTCTGTTCAATGGGCCGGCAAATCCGTCAATTCCCGACCACGAACGGGAGCAGATCGAAGCCCCTTTGTTTCAACAAATCGGGCAACTCAAAGTCGAGAACGATTACCTCAAAAAAAAATTACGAACCAGTT TAGTCGGTGATCGAAGACAATTGATCGATCCTACTCATGATCGGTTAAGTATTAGCCAACAGTGTGATTTACTGGACATCGCTCGCGCCAGCTACTACTATCAGCCCTTGGGTGAGTCAATAGCGAACCTGGCGTTAATGGCACGGATCGACAAACTCTTCACTGACCGGCCAGAGCTGGGCGTTCGCCGAATGCAGCAAGAACTAACCACAGCAGAATTTCCCGTAAACCTAAAACGTGTACGGCGGTTGATGCGGCTTATGAGCCTGGAAGCGATCTATCCTAAACCAAATTTATCAAAGCCTGCTGAAGGGCATCAAATTTACCCTTATCTATTAAAGGATGTGGCTATTGAAGGGGCTAACCATGTTTGGTCAACGGATATAACATACATTCCCATGGCCAACGGCTTCTTGTATTTATGTGCAGTCATCGACTGGTATACCCGATTTGTGCTGAGTTGGCGTTTATCGAATACTTTATTAGTTGATTTTTGCCTTGATGCTTTACAGGACGCGCTGAAGCAATGGGGTAAGCCTCAGATTTTTAATACTGATCAAGGTAGCCAATTTACCAGTCCACGTTTTTTAGCCCCCTTGCAAGCGGCTGGAATACAAATCAGTATGGATGGCAAAGGACGAGCTATCGACAATATTTTTATCGAGCGACTGTGGCGAACAGTCAAATACGAACATATCTATTTACATGCTTACCCGGACGGTTTAGCTTTGGAACGCGGTTTAGCGAAGTACTTCCATTTTTACAATTATGGTCGTAAACACCAGTCTCTGGATTACCAAACCCCAGCCCAATGGTATATTGAGGGTGGAAAGGGGAAGAAAAATACAATTTCTCAGACGGCTGGTATCATCTTAAATTGA
- a CDS encoding tetratricopeptide repeat protein, whose protein sequence is MRYLLLGLLCIQMAYSQNVSWTPGLRQAYVDLQELKVQPPRQRIDPESAGNGVRIFLDDYADMLTLVTSDDDRLFAQYSDREDERLDALNDLDKNSPWQRFFQAEIRLHWAFAKLKFGKELSASWDVIRAYKLLAENQKRFPTFLPTYKSLGTLHIMIGSVPENYVWVANLLGLRGNSQQGQQELQRAQQDPTFGLEARLIDLMVRAYVLTFTEADEQTLRQLVSAHPDNLLLHFFGATIEQKAGHGEKALRYLASRPTGAAYQPLPIIENILGDLFSQKGQYVTARSHYDQFLRTYRGRNFLKDSYYKLFLCHWLANEPDEKTRPLLQKVITVGRTTVESDKVAQKFAEAYLKRGGSAGQKVLMRARLSSDGGFTDSALTYLRPYTEASFSTTAEKAEYNYRLGRIYQRRDEPDKAIPALLRSLAICETARDEQLSFGATSALQLGYIYQQKNDRPRARSFFQKALSFKHHEYKNSIDNKAKAGLNGL, encoded by the coding sequence ATGCGCTACCTGCTTCTCGGTTTGCTGTGCATTCAGATGGCCTACAGCCAGAACGTTTCCTGGACTCCGGGACTGCGTCAGGCGTATGTGGACTTACAGGAACTGAAGGTGCAGCCCCCCCGGCAACGTATCGATCCCGAAAGCGCCGGCAATGGTGTCCGAATTTTTCTTGATGATTATGCCGATATGCTGACGCTCGTTACGTCGGACGACGACCGGCTCTTTGCCCAATACAGCGACCGGGAGGATGAACGACTCGATGCGCTGAATGACCTGGACAAAAACTCACCCTGGCAGCGATTTTTTCAGGCGGAAATTCGACTACACTGGGCCTTTGCCAAACTCAAATTCGGGAAAGAACTCAGCGCCAGCTGGGATGTTATCCGGGCGTATAAACTCCTGGCCGAAAATCAGAAGCGCTTCCCGACCTTTCTGCCGACGTATAAATCGCTGGGTACGTTGCACATCATGATCGGCTCCGTTCCGGAAAATTACGTCTGGGTGGCCAATCTGCTCGGTCTCCGGGGCAATAGTCAGCAGGGGCAGCAGGAACTTCAGCGGGCGCAGCAGGACCCAACGTTTGGTCTGGAAGCCCGCCTGATTGATCTGATGGTTCGGGCGTACGTACTGACGTTTACGGAGGCCGACGAACAAACGCTACGTCAACTCGTCAGCGCCCATCCCGACAACCTGCTTCTGCACTTTTTCGGGGCAACGATCGAGCAGAAAGCAGGTCACGGCGAAAAGGCCCTACGGTACCTGGCCAGTCGTCCAACGGGGGCGGCCTACCAGCCGCTGCCCATCATCGAAAATATTCTGGGAGACTTGTTTAGTCAAAAAGGGCAATACGTAACGGCCCGCTCGCATTACGATCAGTTCCTCCGCACGTACCGGGGCCGCAATTTTCTGAAGGATTCGTATTACAAACTGTTCCTCTGCCATTGGCTGGCCAACGAGCCCGACGAGAAAACACGTCCGCTGCTGCAAAAAGTAATCACGGTTGGCCGCACCACGGTTGAGTCGGATAAGGTCGCGCAGAAGTTTGCCGAAGCCTATCTGAAACGGGGCGGTTCGGCTGGTCAGAAAGTCCTGATGCGCGCTCGATTGTCGTCCGATGGCGGCTTCACCGACAGCGCCCTGACGTATCTGCGTCCCTACACCGAAGCCAGCTTTTCGACAACGGCTGAGAAAGCCGAATACAACTACCGCCTGGGCCGCATCTACCAACGTCGGGACGAACCCGACAAAGCCATTCCGGCTCTGCTACGCTCTCTGGCCATCTGCGAAACCGCACGAGATGAGCAATTGTCCTTCGGTGCTACGTCGGCCCTGCAGTTGGGCTATATCTACCAGCAAAAAAACGACCGCCCTCGCGCACGATCGTTCTTCCAGAAGGCGCTCAGCTTCAAGCACCACGAGTATAAAAACAGCATTGACAACAAAGCGAAGGCGGGGTTGAATGGGTTGTAG
- a CDS encoding phosphoglycerate kinase, with protein MKTVDSYNFAGKKALVRVDFNVPLDKQFNITDDTRIKATIPTVMKIVNDGGSAILMSHLGRPKGGPEEKYSLKHILPALNEAFGREVKFADDCIGQSATDLAAALQPGEILLLENLRFYKEEEKGDEEFAKKLAALGDVWVNDAFGTAHRAHASTAVMGQFFTDRVAGYVMQAELDNAKKILDEAERPFTAIMGGAKISDKILIIEKLLDKVDNLIIGGGMTYTFTKAQGGKIGKSLLEADKQDLALELLKKAEEKGVKIYMPVDNVCADDFSNDANRQTVKTGEIPDGWEGLDIGPETIKLFTDVVLNSKTILWNGPMGVFEFENFATGTNAIAEAVVKATEENGAFSLIGGGDSASAVNQAGYGDRVSYVSTGGGALLEYMEGKTLPGVAALEA; from the coding sequence ATGAAAACCGTAGATTCCTACAATTTCGCTGGCAAAAAAGCCCTCGTTCGGGTGGATTTCAACGTTCCCCTCGACAAACAATTCAACATCACGGACGATACCCGCATCAAGGCGACCATCCCGACCGTCATGAAAATTGTGAACGATGGTGGCTCAGCCATTCTGATGTCGCACCTGGGGCGGCCAAAAGGCGGTCCCGAAGAAAAATATTCGCTGAAACATATTCTGCCCGCGCTGAACGAAGCCTTTGGTCGCGAGGTGAAATTCGCTGACGATTGCATCGGTCAGTCAGCTACTGATCTGGCTGCAGCGTTGCAGCCGGGTGAAATTCTCCTGCTCGAAAACCTGCGTTTCTACAAAGAAGAAGAGAAGGGCGATGAAGAGTTCGCCAAGAAACTGGCGGCTCTGGGTGATGTTTGGGTAAATGACGCGTTCGGAACGGCGCACCGCGCTCATGCCAGTACGGCCGTTATGGGTCAGTTCTTTACCGACCGCGTAGCTGGTTACGTGATGCAGGCCGAGCTGGACAACGCCAAAAAGATTCTGGACGAAGCAGAACGCCCATTCACGGCTATTATGGGTGGCGCGAAAATCTCCGATAAAATCCTGATCATCGAGAAACTGCTGGACAAGGTCGACAACCTCATCATCGGTGGTGGTATGACCTATACCTTCACGAAGGCGCAGGGTGGTAAAATCGGTAAATCGCTGCTCGAAGCCGATAAGCAGGATCTAGCGCTGGAACTGCTGAAAAAAGCCGAAGAGAAAGGCGTAAAAATCTACATGCCGGTTGACAATGTCTGCGCCGACGATTTCTCGAACGACGCCAACCGCCAGACCGTGAAAACGGGTGAAATTCCGGATGGCTGGGAAGGACTGGACATTGGCCCCGAAACGATCAAGCTGTTCACGGACGTCGTACTAAACTCAAAAACGATCCTCTGGAACGGTCCGATGGGTGTGTTCGAGTTCGAGAATTTCGCGACGGGGACAAACGCTATTGCGGAAGCGGTGGTGAAAGCAACCGAAGAAAACGGTGCGTTCTCGCTCATCGGCGGTGGCGACTCAGCTTCGGCGGTGAACCAGGCTGGCTACGGCGACCGCGTGAGCTACGTATCGACCGGTGGTGGTGCCCTGCTGGAATATATGGAAGGCAAAACCCTGCCGGGTGTTGCCGCGCTGGAAGCGTAG
- a CDS encoding recombinase family protein, giving the protein MKVGYARVSTIDQNLDLQLQALQHEGCVQVFQEKVSSGIKDRPELQRILEILRPGDEVVVWKLDRLGRDLAHLVELVNLFSDKHISFTSINDKIDTSTPAGKLIFHIFCSLAEFERAQIRERTMAGLAAAKLKGCTGGKPKGLTEEAQRTARVAESLYKEGYAIKLIAEELSISRQTVYKYLEYRGVSIANKNSI; this is encoded by the coding sequence ATGAAAGTTGGCTATGCAAGGGTATCAACCATTGATCAGAACTTAGACTTGCAATTACAGGCTCTACAACATGAAGGTTGTGTCCAAGTATTCCAAGAGAAAGTTAGTAGTGGTATAAAAGATCGACCAGAACTCCAACGGATATTGGAAATTCTTCGACCTGGAGACGAGGTAGTTGTATGGAAACTTGACCGACTTGGCCGGGATCTAGCTCACTTGGTTGAACTGGTCAACCTATTTTCCGATAAGCACATATCCTTCACAAGTATTAATGATAAGATCGACACCAGCACACCCGCCGGCAAATTAATCTTTCATATCTTTTGCAGTCTGGCTGAGTTTGAACGTGCTCAGATTCGAGAGCGAACAATGGCCGGGTTAGCAGCAGCCAAACTAAAGGGGTGTACTGGTGGCAAACCGAAGGGATTGACAGAAGAGGCTCAGCGGACTGCTCGAGTGGCTGAATCGTTATATAAAGAAGGCTATGCGATAAAGTTAATTGCAGAGGAGTTGAGTATCTCACGGCAGACAGTATATAAATATCTAGAATATAGAGGTGTTTCTATCGCTAACAAAAACTCGATTTAA
- a CDS encoding YbhB/YbcL family Raf kinase inhibitor-like protein, giving the protein MATETAANLSDSNPLAQTFTLKSKELGGQLANKHYANGMGYTGENQSPQLYWENTPEGTQSLAVTMYDLDALTGSGLWHWVVFNIPADVHELKAGAGDLSKTLLPDGAVQSNTDMGAPDYIGAAPNEGPSHRYLITVYALSQKLDLDKNATPALVGFNMHFATLAKASLLVYGQKR; this is encoded by the coding sequence ATGGCAACAGAAACCGCAGCCAATCTATCAGATAGCAACCCATTGGCGCAAACATTTACGTTGAAGAGTAAGGAACTTGGTGGTCAACTGGCCAATAAGCACTACGCGAACGGCATGGGCTATACGGGTGAGAACCAATCTCCGCAATTGTATTGGGAAAACACCCCCGAGGGAACACAAAGTCTGGCGGTAACGATGTATGATCTGGATGCACTAACCGGCAGCGGCTTATGGCACTGGGTCGTGTTCAATATTCCGGCTGACGTACACGAGCTCAAAGCGGGCGCTGGGGACCTGTCAAAAACTCTTCTACCTGACGGAGCTGTACAAAGCAACACCGATATGGGAGCACCTGATTACATTGGCGCTGCCCCTAACGAAGGTCCGTCCCATCGGTACCTGATTACAGTCTATGCGCTCAGTCAAAAACTGGATCTGGATAAAAACGCTACGCCCGCTTTAGTAGGATTCAATATGCATTTTGCCACGTTGGCTAAAGCATCTCTGCTGGTGTACGGCCAGAAGCGATGA
- a CDS encoding Nif3-like dinuclear metal center hexameric protein, producing the protein MPQIRQLTAYLETLAPLAYQESYDNAGLIVGDPTADITGVLVSLDATEAIIDEAIAKGCNVVVAHHPIVFKGLKKLNGKNYVERTVIKAIKNDVAIYATHTNLDSVQGGVNYKIADKLSLQNVQILSPKTQVLSKLVTFTPTADTQRVLDALHEAGAGNVGNYKNCSFRTAGTGAFKANEQANPVIGKIGEDHLEPEDRIEVIFPTHQQANILAALRKAHPYEEVAYDVYGLDNQNQEVGSGAVGDLPESLDGQAWLAYLKEKMALSLIRHTALLDKPIQRIAVCGGAGSFLLNDALRAGADVFVTADYKYHEFFDADGRITICDIGHYESEVFTKELISQHLAKKFTTFAVILSETGTNPVRYFV; encoded by the coding sequence ATGCCTCAGATCCGTCAGTTAACCGCCTATCTGGAAACGCTGGCCCCCCTCGCCTACCAGGAATCGTACGACAACGCTGGCCTGATTGTGGGCGACCCTACTGCAGACATCACGGGCGTACTGGTATCGCTCGACGCAACGGAGGCCATTATCGACGAAGCCATCGCCAAAGGCTGCAACGTTGTTGTGGCGCATCACCCCATTGTATTTAAGGGTCTGAAAAAGTTGAATGGTAAGAATTACGTCGAACGAACAGTGATTAAAGCCATCAAAAACGACGTAGCCATTTATGCAACACATACCAACCTGGACAGTGTACAGGGTGGCGTTAATTACAAGATTGCCGATAAACTAAGCCTGCAGAACGTGCAGATTCTATCGCCTAAAACCCAGGTGCTGAGCAAACTGGTAACGTTCACGCCCACGGCCGATACGCAGCGGGTGCTCGATGCGCTGCACGAAGCAGGCGCCGGTAACGTAGGCAACTACAAAAATTGCAGTTTCCGAACGGCTGGTACGGGAGCATTTAAGGCCAACGAGCAGGCGAATCCGGTTATTGGTAAGATTGGCGAGGACCATCTGGAACCGGAAGACCGGATCGAGGTGATTTTTCCGACCCACCAGCAGGCAAACATTCTGGCGGCTTTACGAAAAGCGCATCCGTACGAAGAAGTTGCCTATGATGTGTACGGCCTCGATAACCAGAATCAGGAGGTTGGCTCGGGGGCCGTAGGCGATCTGCCGGAGTCACTGGATGGCCAGGCTTGGCTGGCCTATCTGAAAGAAAAAATGGCCCTCTCCCTGATCCGGCATACGGCCCTGCTGGATAAACCCATTCAGCGAATTGCCGTTTGTGGGGGGGCAGGCAGTTTTTTATTAAATGATGCCCTACGTGCCGGAGCCGATGTTTTTGTGACGGCAGACTATAAATACCACGAATTTTTCGACGCCGATGGGCGGATTACGATCTGCGATATTGGTCATTATGAAAGCGAAGTCTTTACAAAAGAGTTAATTAGCCAGCATTTAGCTAAAAAATTCACTACTTTTGCGGTAATTTTATCGGAGACTGGCACAAACCCAGTCCGATACTTCGTATAG
- a CDS encoding IS3 family transposase (programmed frameshift) — MKGKSKRKFTSEFKLKVVLEVLKEKDTLAVISKRHELHPNQISDWKRQFLQGAASVFEAGCKPTSTNAEPETALLYEQIGRLQMEPDFFQKKVDAMSLSQRRSLLDAALSTSIRQQCQWVGLPRSTYYYQPVVATSDDLLLMRLLDEQYLLTPQYGYRKMQVALAKAGYCVNHKRVRRLMQILGIEAIYPKINTSKPAIGHRIYPYLLRGLVIVRVHQVWATDITYVPMATGYMYLMAIIDLYSRYVLSWSVSNTMEADWCCGVLRKALGSYPQPEIFNTDQGSQFTSDDFTSVLLDQNIRISMDGKGRALDNIFVERLWRSVKYEDIYLKAYQDGWQLEAGLQAYFEFYNCRRFHQSLNYRTPEEVLKGIKSSQTK, encoded by the exons ATGAAAGGCAAGAGCAAACGTAAATTTACCTCTGAATTCAAACTCAAGGTAGTACTTGAAGTCCTTAAAGAAAAGGATACATTGGCTGTCATCAGCAAACGCCACGAGCTTCATCCGAATCAGATCAGTGACTGGAAGCGGCAATTCCTACAGGGGGCCGCTTCCGTTTTCGAGGCAGGTTGCAAACCCACATCGACCAACGCAGAACCCGAAACCGCCTTGCTCTATGAGCAGATTGGACGATTACAAATGGAAC CTGACTTTTTTCAAAAAAAAGTTGACGCCATGAGTCTTTCGCAGCGACGATCACTGCTTGATGCAGCTTTATCAACTAGCATTCGCCAACAATGCCAGTGGGTAGGATTGCCCCGCTCAACCTATTACTACCAACCGGTAGTAGCCACATCAGACGATTTACTACTGATGCGTTTGCTGGATGAGCAGTACCTGCTAACTCCGCAGTACGGGTACCGCAAGATGCAGGTAGCCCTGGCAAAGGCAGGCTATTGTGTCAATCACAAACGCGTTCGGCGTCTCATGCAAATACTTGGCATAGAAGCCATTTATCCTAAAATAAACACCTCGAAACCGGCCATAGGCCACCGAATTTATCCCTATTTGCTGCGGGGGTTGGTCATTGTGCGGGTCCACCAAGTTTGGGCTACTGACATTACCTATGTACCCATGGCGACCGGATATATGTACCTGATGGCCATCATCGATCTGTATAGTCGATACGTATTAAGTTGGTCCGTTTCCAACACCATGGAGGCTGATTGGTGTTGTGGCGTGTTACGAAAGGCCTTAGGGAGCTATCCTCAACCCGAGATTTTTAACACCGATCAAGGCAGTCAATTTACCTCGGATGATTTTACAAGTGTCCTGCTCGATCAGAACATTCGCATCTCAATGGACGGCAAAGGGCGGGCATTGGACAACATATTCGTAGAGCGGCTTTGGCGAAGCGTAAAATATGAGGATATTTATCTGAAAGCCTACCAGGATGGCTGGCAGTTAGAGGCAGGCTTACAAGCTTATTTCGAGTTTTATAACTGTCGGCGCTTTCACCAGTCGCTGAATTATCGAACGCCTGAAGAGGTATTAAAGGGAATAAAAAGCAGTCAAACCAAGTAG
- a CDS encoding PIN domain nuclease encodes MDSLLVDTSVWIDWLNKKRVDTWQTALLDRYFLRQKPVFITAIVLQEVLQGIWEDTLYEDVKHVLSDMIMLTLDPVEAAIGAADLYRSLRKKGVTIRKPNDCLIAYYALMHGLPVLHNDVDFDQIARYTTLRVVDL; translated from the coding sequence ATGGATTCATTGTTGGTTGACACGTCAGTCTGGATTGACTGGTTAAACAAGAAACGTGTCGATACGTGGCAGACAGCATTGCTGGATAGGTATTTTCTGCGTCAAAAACCGGTTTTCATCACTGCTATAGTGCTTCAGGAGGTACTACAGGGAATTTGGGAGGATACATTGTATGAAGACGTAAAGCATGTTCTATCCGACATGATCATGCTAACCCTCGATCCCGTCGAAGCGGCTATCGGGGCGGCTGACCTTTATCGCTCACTACGCAAAAAAGGCGTAACGATTCGCAAGCCGAACGACTGTCTGATTGCCTATTATGCCCTGATGCACGGCCTGCCGGTGCTGCACAATGACGTTGATTTTGATCAGATTGCGCGCTATACTACCCTGCGGGTTGTGGACTTGTAA
- a CDS encoding zinc ribbon domain-containing protein gives MELTIAQKLDALLKLQSLDSQLDELIKIRGSLPEEVRDLEDDIAGFETRIGKFQSEIKTLEEEVERNRVAKKDAEKLITKYKEQQMNVRNNREFDAISKEIELQSLEIELAEKRTNESQFRVRGKEEEIKTTQGALNERKEDLKAKKQELDQITSESQEEEKEIIKQRDDQATTIESRLLNSYNKIRGNALNGLAVVMVKRGACGGCFNVVPPQRQADIKDKKKIIVCEHCGRIFADVEGVPEPATTGRR, from the coding sequence ATGGAACTTACGATTGCGCAGAAATTAGATGCTCTTCTTAAACTGCAATCTCTTGATTCTCAACTAGACGAACTCATCAAAATCCGCGGGAGCTTACCGGAAGAGGTACGCGATCTTGAAGATGATATCGCCGGCTTCGAAACCCGTATTGGTAAGTTCCAGTCCGAAATCAAGACGCTGGAAGAAGAAGTCGAGCGCAACCGCGTTGCTAAAAAAGACGCTGAGAAGCTGATCACCAAGTACAAGGAGCAGCAGATGAACGTCCGCAACAACCGTGAGTTCGACGCGATCTCGAAGGAGATTGAGCTTCAGTCCCTGGAGATTGAACTGGCCGAAAAACGGACCAACGAATCGCAGTTCCGCGTTCGCGGTAAAGAAGAGGAAATCAAAACGACTCAGGGAGCCCTCAATGAGCGTAAAGAAGACCTGAAAGCGAAAAAGCAGGAACTGGATCAGATCACGTCGGAGAGCCAGGAAGAAGAGAAAGAAATCATTAAACAACGTGACGATCAGGCAACGACCATTGAATCGCGTTTGTTGAATTCGTACAACAAGATTCGCGGTAACGCGCTGAACGGTCTGGCGGTTGTGATGGTAAAACGGGGTGCCTGCGGTGGCTGCTTCAACGTAGTACCGCCCCAGCGGCAAGCCGACATCAAAGACAAAAAGAAAATCATCGTCTGCGAACATTGCGGCCGGATTTTCGCCGATGTTGAAGGCGTTCCCGAACCAGCTACCACGGGTCGTCGCTAA
- a CDS encoding IS5 family transposase, with translation MTKQWEPLTDPQWAAISPFFNLTRKRKVDLREVVDAILWLLRTGTQWRNLPTKWPHWQAVYYYFDEWKSAGTFERMNLALNRLDRQREGRKANPSVLCIDSQSVKLAPFICEYRGLDANKRVNGRKRQLVVDTQGRLWAADVHAANEGDGPGAIPVIRDILWGASERLEKVYGDQAYNGVFKKALGAWSIDFEKASRAESAKGFVPVAKRWVVERSIAWTNRSGDPVLSSVSKRLRIHAEFIDKLALFG, from the coding sequence ATGACCAAACAGTGGGAGCCACTGACCGACCCTCAATGGGCGGCAATATCGCCTTTTTTTAATCTCACACGCAAACGAAAAGTTGACCTCCGAGAGGTTGTCGATGCCATCTTATGGCTGCTGCGTACGGGTACACAGTGGCGTAACCTGCCCACTAAGTGGCCGCACTGGCAGGCCGTCTATTATTACTTTGACGAGTGGAAAAGCGCCGGAACCTTTGAGCGAATGAACCTTGCCTTGAATCGGCTTGATCGGCAACGAGAGGGCCGGAAGGCCAATCCATCTGTTTTATGCATTGACTCCCAGAGCGTTAAATTGGCTCCTTTCATTTGTGAATATCGGGGCTTGGATGCAAATAAACGGGTTAATGGCCGCAAACGGCAGTTGGTTGTTGACACCCAAGGGCGGTTGTGGGCCGCTGATGTTCATGCGGCTAATGAAGGCGACGGGCCGGGGGCCATCCCAGTGATTAGGGACATTTTGTGGGGAGCCAGCGAGCGACTGGAGAAAGTGTATGGCGATCAAGCCTACAACGGCGTTTTCAAAAAAGCACTTGGGGCATGGAGCATTGATTTTGAAAAAGCTTCGCGGGCCGAGTCAGCGAAAGGGTTTGTTCCAGTAGCAAAACGGTGGGTGGTGGAGCGCAGTATTGCTTGGACGAATCGCTCGGGCGACCCCGTTCTTTCGTCGGTTAGTAAAAGACTACGAATACACGCTGAGTTCATCGATAAACTGGCTTTATTTGGCTAA